The Denticeps clupeoides chromosome 5, fDenClu1.1, whole genome shotgun sequence genome includes a region encoding these proteins:
- the chd4b gene encoding chromodomain-helicase-DNA-binding protein 4 isoform X3, with translation MSASEDDREDFGPPPAHGDELEGLASEVEAPKSKKKKKAKKSRESRSSKRQKPPREEIPVSSPEGLGVAGAGDVDEREMGRSESEGSDYTPSKKKKKRASSSKDRKKAGSGGEREKGGSSAGKFKRKEPEPEEDEDDDDDGQGPKTSAQLLENWGMNDIDYIFTQDDYNTLTNYKAFSQFVRPLIAAKNPKIAVSKMMVVLGAKWREFSTNNPLRGSATANAALAAANVAAAIESMVTGSGAEGGGGAGAAATANPAPPPLPPQQPPAPPLRKAKTKEGKGPNARRKTKPTPKSSDKKSKAKKVAPLKIKLGSFKRKRSSSGEEDDDDSDFDSFSVSDGSNSRSSRSKKKSKSSKKKKKVDEDAEGYETDHQDYCEVCQQGGEIILCDTCPRAYHMVCLDPDMEKAPEGTWSCPHCEKEGIQWEAREESSEGDEENDDSRRDDGEAEEDDHHMEFCRVCKDGGELLCCDTCPSSYHLHCLNPPLPDIPNGEWICPRCLCPPMKAKVQKVLTWRWGKAPPPIPVPRPLDLPNDAPDPKPMMGRPEREFFVKWCNLSYWHCSWVLELQLELNCQVMFRNYQRKTDMDEPPSLDMGADGDDDKSTKRKIKDPVYAHMEDKYGRFGVKLEWLMIHRILNHSVDKKGNVHYMIKWRDLPYDQSTWESEDMDVPEFDTYKQQYWNHRELMIGDEGRPGKKIKKVKVKKIEKPPVNPVVDPTIKFDRQPDYLDATGGTLHSYQLEGLNWLRFSWAQGTDTILADEMGLGKTVQTAVFLYSLYKEGHSKGPFLVSAPLSTIINWEREFEMWAPDMYVVTYVGDKDSRAVIRENEFTFEDNAIRGGKKASKMKKEAAVKFHVLLTSYELITIDQAILGSIDWACLVVDEAHRLKNNQSKFFRVLNNYPLQHKLLLTGTPLQNNLEELFHLLNFLTPERFNNLEGFLEEFADIAKEDQIKKLHDMLGPHMLRRLKADVFKHMPSKTELIVRVELSPMQKKYYKYILTRNFEALNTRGGGNQVSLLNVVMDLKKCCNHPYLFPNAALEAPKMPNGMYEGSSLTKASGKLMLLFKMLKKLKEGGHRVLIFSQMTKMLDLLEDFLENEGYKYERIDGGVTGGMRQEAIDRFNAPGAPQFVFLLSTRAGGLGINLATADTVIIYDSDWNPHNDIQAFSRAHRIGQNKKVMIYRFVTKASVEERITQVAKKKMMLTHLVVRPGLGSKAGSMSKQELDDILKFGTEELFKDEIGEGDNKEEDSSVIHYDDKAIERLLDRNQDATEDKEMQSMNEYLSSFKVAQYVVKDDDEEEEEVEREIIKQEESVDPDYWEKLLRHHYEQHQEYLGRDLGKGKRPRKPVNYNDCSQEDRDWQDDQSDNQSDYSVASEEGDEDFDERSEANSRRPNRKGLRNDKDKPLPPLLARVGGNIEVLGFNARQRKAFLNAVMRYGMPPQDAFTSQWLVRDLRGKSEKEFKAYVSLFMRHLCEPGADGAETFADGVPREGLSRQHVLTRIGVMSLIRKKVQEFEHVNGLWSMPWMKELEESKKAAAGSMGDDPKTPSTGTPADTQPNTPAPEDLSKSEDSVKEGEKDDNTDSKQINKQDESEIIEIPDENESPSSPSKNDEKKGVEADRKASLVEKDGVSGEVEKEKGKEVKEETAKEPLTEGSSSSEGSEGTAGSEESKAKADDSKEEKMDTSPPAEERKEQKEDKSGVKTEESLKLQNGESVKEGILGEDGMNEEKKKAAKQRFMFNIADGGFTELHSLWQNEERAATVTKKTYEIWHRRHDYWLLAGIIQHGYARWQDVQNDVRFAILNEPFKGEMSRGNFLEIKNKFLARRFKLLEQALVIEEQLRRAAYLNMSEDPSHPSMALNTRFSEVECLAESHQHLSKESMSGNKPANAVLHKVLKQLEELLSDMKADVTRLPATIARIPPVAVRLQMSERSILSRLASRGPDVAQTQGPR, from the exons ATGTCGGCCAGCGAGGACGACCGGGAGGATTTCGGACCGCCGCCGGCGCACG GtgatgagcttgaaggacttgCGTCCGAGGTCGAGGCCCCCAAatccaagaagaagaagaaagcaaaGAAGAGTCGAGAGAGCCGAAGCAGCAAGAGGCAAAAACCCCCTAGAGAG GAGATTCCGGTCAGCTCCCCTGAAGGCCTCGGCGTGGCTGGTGCGGGAGACGTGGATGAGCGAGAGATGGGCAGGTCCGAGAGTGAGGGGAGCGATTACACCCCgagcaagaaaaagaagaagagagcaAGCTCGTCAAAGGACCGGAAGAAAGCGGGGAGCGGTGGAGAGCGGGAGAAGGGGGGATCCTCTGCAGGGAAGTTTAAACGGAAGGAACCGGAACCCGAGGAAGACGAAGATGACGACGACGATGGGCAG GGCCCTAAAACATCTGCCCAGCTTTTGGAGAATTGGGGAATGAATGATATTGATTATATTTTCACCCAAGATGACTACAACACTCTCACAAACTACAAGGCCTTCAGCCAGTTTGTCAG ACCACTCATAGCAGCAAAGAACCCCAAGATTGCCGTGTCTAAGATGATGGTGGTTCTGGGCGCGAAGTGGCGCGAATTCAGCACCAACAACCCACTCCGTGGGTCAGCCACCGCCAACGCAGCCCTGGCGGCTGCCAACGTGGCCGCTGCCATAGAGAGCATGGTTACCGGCAGTGGGGCGGAGGGAGGAGGCGGCGCCGGGGCAGCAGCCACTGCCAATCCGGCGCctccacctcttcctcctcagcagcctcctgctcctcctctgcgcaaggccaagaccaaagagggCAAAG GGCCCAATGCTCGTAGAAAGACCAAACCCACTCCAAAGTCCTCTGACAAGAAGTCCAAAGCTAAGAAGGTGGCACCCCTCAAGATCAAACTAGGCAGTTTCAAGAGGAAACGGTCTTCG AGTGGCGAGGAGGACGATGACGACAGCGACTTTGACAGCTTCTCTGTGTCGGATGGTTCCAACAGTCGCAGCAGTCGTTCTAAAAAGAAATCGAAGAGctcgaagaagaagaagaaag TGGATGAAGATGCTGAAGGCTATGAGACCGACCACCAGGACTACTGTGAGGTGTGCCAGCAGGGCGGGGAAATCATTCTGTGTGATACCTGCCCTAGAGCCTATCACATGGTGTGTCTGGACCCTGACATGGAGAAGGCTCCAGAGGGGACCTGGAGCTGCCCACACTGC gAGAAGGAGGGGATCCAGTGGGAGGCTCGTGAGGAGAGCTCTGAGGGGGATGAAGAGAATGACGACAGCCGCAGGGACGACGGCGAGGCGGAGGAGGACGACCACCACATGGAGTTCTGTAGGGTCTGCAAGGATGGAGGAGAGCTGCTGTGCTGCGACACATGCCCCTCCTCCTACCACCTGCACTGCCTCAATCCCCCCCTCCCTGACATTCCCAACGGCGAGTGGATCTGCCCACGATGCCTG TGTCCACCAATGAAGGCCAAAGTCCAGAAAGTTCTAACCTGGCGCTGGGGCAAAGCCCCACCCCCTATACCTGTACCCCGACCTCTGGATCTCCCAAATGATGCCCCGGACCCCAAGCCCATGATGGGTCGGCCAGAGAGAGAGTTCTTTGTGAAGTGGTGCAACCTATCCTACTGGCACTGCTCATGGGTCCTGGAGCTGCAG TTGGAGCTCAATTGTCAAGTGATGTTCCGGAACTATCAGCGCAAGACCGATATGGACGAGCCACCTAGCCTTGACATGGGAGCTGACGGGGATGATGACAAGAGCACCAAGAGGAAGATCAAAGACCCGGTGTATGCCCACATGGAAGATAAATATGGTCGCTTTGGCGTCAAGCTGGAGTGGCTTATGATTCACCGCATCCTTAACCACAG TGTGGATAAGAAGGGTAATGTGCACTACATGATAAAGTGGAGAGATCTTCCATATGACCAGTCAACATGGGAGAGTGAAGACATGGACGTACCAGAGTTTGACACCTACAAACAGCAGTACTGGAACCATAG AGAGTTAATGATAGGAGATGAGGGCAGACCAGGAAAGAAGATCaagaaggtgaaagtgaagaaaatCGAGAAGCCACCTGTTAATCCAGTGGTAGAT CCAACCATAAAGTTTGACCGCCAACCAGATTACCTGGATGCCACAGGGGGGACACTGCACTCATATCAGCTGGAGGGCCTGAACTGGCTGCGCTTTTCCTGGGCTCAGGGCACAGACACCATCCTGGCAGATGAGATGGGCTTGGGCAAAACCGTACAAACGGCCGTCTTCCTCTACTCGCTGTATAAAGAG GGCCACTCCAAAGGCCCATTCTTGGTGAGCGCTCCCCTCTCCACAATTATCAACTGGGAGAGGGAGTTTGAGATGTGGGCACCAGACATGTATGTAGTGACATACGTTGGAGACAAGGACAGCAGGGCTGTCATCAGAGAGAATGAGTTCACCTTTGAAGACAATGCCATTCGTGGAGGGAAGAAGGCCTCCAAGATGAAG AAAGAGGCAGCTGTGAAGTTTCACGTTCTTTTGACATCCTACGAGTTGATCACCATAGACCAGGCCATACTGGGTTCCATTGATTGGGCCTGCCTTGTGGTGGATGAGGCACACAGACTGAAGAATAACCAGTCCAAG TTCTTCAGGGTGTTAAATAATTACCCACTTCAGCATAAGCTGCTCCTGACTGGAACCCCACTTCAGAACAATCTGGAGGAGCTCTTCCACCTGCTCAACTTCCTCACTCCTGAGAGATTCAA TAACCTGGAGGGTTTCCTGGAGGAGTTTGCAGATATTGCTAAGGAAGACCAGATTAAGAAGCTCCATGACATGCTGGGGCCACACATGCTGAGGCGACTGAAAGCAGACGTGTTCAAACACATGCCATCCAAAACAGAGCTCATTGTCAGAGTGGAGCTCAGCCCCATGcagaa AAAGTACTACAAGTACATCCTCACACGTAACTTTGAGGCACTGAACACACGTGGTGGTGGCAACCAGGTGTCCCTGCTCAATGTGGTTATGGACCTGAAGAAGTGCTGCAACCACCCCTACCTCTTCCCCAATGCTGCTCTT GAAGCTCCTAAGATGCCAAATGGGATGTATGAGGGCAGTTCCCTCACAAAGGCTTCTGGGAAATTGATGCTGCTGTTCAAGATGCTTAAAAAGCTGAAGGAAGGAGGGCACAGGGTTCTCATATTCTCACAG ATGACAAAGATGTTGGACTTGCTTGAAGACTTCTTGGAGAACGAAGGATATAAGTATGAGAGAATTGATGGGGGGGTGACTGGTGGAATGAGACAGGAGGCCATTGACCGGTTCAATG CTCCGGGCGCCCCCCAGTTTGTCTTCCTCCTGTCTACCCGTGCAGGTGGTTTGGGAATCAATTTAGCAACTGCAGACACAGTCATCATCTATGATTCTGACTGGAACCCCCACAATGACATCCAG gCTTTCAGTCGTGCTCACCGTATTGGTCAAAACAAGAAAGTGATGATTTACCGCTTTGTGACTAAGGCCTCTGTGGAGGAGAGGATCACTCAA GTGGCAAAGAAGAAGATGATGTTAACCCATCTGGTGGTGCGACCCGGACTGGGCTCAAAGGCAGGATCTATGTCCAAGCAGGAGCTGGATGATATCCTTAAGTTTGGCACAGAGGAGCTGTTTAAGGATGAAATTGGAGAGG GCGATAATAAGGAGGAGGACAGCAGTGTGATTCATTATGACGATAAGGCCATTGAGCGTCTCCTGGACAGGAACCAGGATGCTACGGAGGATAAAGAGATGCAGAGCATGAATGAATACCTCAGCTCTTTCAAAGTGGCCCAGTATGTGGTCAAAGATGACGATGaagag gaggaggaggtggagagggaAATCATTAAGCAAGAGGAGAGTGTGGACCCAGACTACTGGGAGAAGCTGCTAAGGCATCACTATGAGCAGCACCAGGAATATCTGGGCCGAGACCTTGGCAAAGGCAAGCGGCCACGCAAGCCAGTCAACTACAACGACTGCTCGCAGGAGGACCGAG ACTGGCAGGATGACCAGTCAGACAACCAATCAGATTACTCTGTGGCTTCAGAGGAAGGAGATGAAGACTTTGACGAACGTTCAGAAG CTAATTCCCGCAGGCCGAACCGCAAAGGGTTGCGGAATGACAAGGACAAGCCACTGCCGCCCCTGCTGGCCAGAGTTGGAGGCAACATCGAG gtGTTGGGCTTTAATGCACGCCAGAGGAAGGCCTTCCTGAATGCAGTGATGCGTTATGGGATGCCTCCCCAAGATGCCTTCACATCTCAGTGGTTGGTCAGAGACCTGCGAGGGAAATCAGAAAAGGAGTTCAA AGCGTATGTCTCTCTCTTCATGCGTCACCTATGTGAGCCGGGAGCTGATGGGGCCGAAACGTTCGCAGATGGTGTTCCGCGTGAAGGGTTGTCACGACAACATGTTCTCACACGCATTGGTGTGATGTCATTAATACGCAAAAAA GTACAGGAGTTTGAACATGTGAATGGCTTGTGGTCAATGCCCTGgatgaaggagctggaggagagtAAGAAAGCGGCTGCTGGCAGCATGGGGGATGATCCCAAAACCCCCTCTACTGGAACACCTGCAGACACCCAGCCCAACACCCCTGcaccag AGGACCTCTCAAAATCTGAGGACTCTGTCAAAGAAGGGGAGAAGGACGACAACACAGATTCCAAACAGATCAACAAACAGGATGAATCTGAG ATTATTGAGATTCCTGATGAAAACGAAAGCCCCTCTAGCCCCTCAAAGAATGATGAGAAGAAAGGGGTCGAAGCAGACAGAAAAGCAAGCTTGGTAGAGAAGGACGGTGTGAGTGGAGAGgtggagaaagagaagggaaaagaAGTGAAAGAGGAAACTGCAAAAGAACCCCTCACAGAGGGCAGCTCTTCATCAGAGGGTTCCGAGGGCACTGCGGGCTCAGAGGAGAGTAAAGCCAAAG CAGACGACTCTAAGGAAGAAAAAATGGACACAAGCCCTCCAGCAGAGGAGCGAAAAG AACAAAAGGAGGATAAAAGTGGAGTGAAAACAGAAGAATCTTTGAAGCTACAGAATGGAGAGAGTGTGAAAGAGGGCATATTGGGAGAAGATGGAATgaatgaagaaaagaagaaggcaGCCAAACAGAGGTTTATGTTCAACATTGCAGATGGAGGTTTTACAG AGCTACACTCTCTGTGGCAGAATGAGGAAAGGGCAGCCACAGTGACCAAGAAAACCTATGAGATTTGGCACCGTCGCCATGACTACTGGCTGCTGGCAGGCATCATACA ACATGGGTATGCTCGCTGGCAGGACGTGCAGAACGATGTTAGGTTTGCAATCCTCAACGAGCCTTTCAAAGGGGAAATGAGCCGAGGGAACTTCCTGGAAATCAAAAATAAATTCCTTGCCCGGAGGTTCAAG TTGCTTGAGCAGGCCCTGGTGATAGAAGAACAGTTGCGCAGGGCTGCGTATCTGAACATGTCAGAGGATCCATCTCACCCCAGCATGGCTTTGAACACGCGCTTCAGCGAGGTGGAGTGTCTGGCCGAGTCCCATCAGCATCTCAGCAAGGAGTCGATGTCTGGGAACAAACCGGCAAATGCTGTACTGCACAAag TTCTCAAACAGCTTGAGGAGCTACTTAGTGACATGAAGGCAGACGTCACCCGTCTCCCAGCTACCATTGCCAGGATACCTCCAGTTGCTGTGCGGCTGCAAATGTCAGAGCGGAGCATCCTGAGCCGACTGGCCAGTCGGGGTCCAGACGTGGCACAGACTCAGGGTCCACGCTGA